CCAACCTGTCCGGCAGCCCGATCACCATCGGTCGGGCCGAGGACCGCAAGCTGTTGGCGCGGTCCGCGTCGGCGCGCTGCCTGGCGGCCTACATCTACGCGGCGGCCGGGCCGGGTGAGTCGACCACCGATCTGGCCTGGGACGGCCAGACCATGATCTGGGAGAACGGGCGGCTGCTGGCCGAGACCGAGCGCTTCCCGAAGAGCGAGGGCTATTCGGTCGCCGACGTGGACCTGCAGCTATTGCGGGCCGAGCGGCTGCGGATGGGCAGCTTCGACGACAACCGCATCCACCACGGCATCACCGCCGACTCGTTCCGGCGGGTGGAGTTCACCGTCGACCCGCCGTCCGGCGACATCGGGCTGCGCCGGGTGGTGGAGCGCTTCCCGTTCGTGCCCGCCGATCCGTCGCGGCTGGAGCAGGACTGCTACGAGGCCTACAACATCCAGGTGGCCGGGCTGGAGCAGCGGCTGCGGGCGCTGAACTACCCGAAGTTGGTGCTCGGTCTGTCCGGTGGGTTGGACTCCACCCATGCGCTGATCGTCGCGGCGCGGGCGATGGACCGGGAGGGCCGTCCGCGCAGCGACATCCTGGCGTTCACCATGCCCGGTTTCGCGACCGGGGAACGCACCAAGGGCAACGCCATCCGGCTGGCCCGGGCGCTGGGGGTCACCTTCGAGGAGATCGACATCCGCGAGACCGCCTCGCTGATGCTGTCCAACCTGGGGCATCCGTTCGCCCGCGGCGAGAAGGTCTACGACGTCACGTTCGAGAACGTGCAGGCCGGGCTGCGCACCGATTACCTGTTCCGGCTCGCCAACCAGCGCGGCGGCATCGTGCTGGGCACCGGCGATCTCTCCGAGATCGCGCTGGGCTGGTCCACCTACGGGGTGGGCGACCAGATGTCGCACTACAACGTCAACGGCGGGGTGCCGAAGACGTTGATACAGCACCTGATCCGGTGGGTCATCGCGTCCCGCCAGTTCGACGACACGGTCAACGAGGTGCTGCAGTCGGTGCTGGACACCGAGATCACCCCGGAGTTGGTGCCGGCCGGCGAGGACGAGGAGATCCAGAGCAGCGAGGCGAAGATCGGACCCTATGTGCTGCAGGACTTCTCGCTGTTCCAAGTGCTGCGCTACGGGTTCGGCCCGGCGCGGGTGGCGTTTTTGGCCTGGCACGCCTGGAGCGATCCCGAGCGCGGCATCTGGCCACCCGGCTATCCGGAGGACAAGCGACCGTCCTACTCGCTCAAGGAGATCCGCCACTGGCTGCGGGTGTTCGCGCAGCGCTACTACTCGTTCGCCCAGTTCAAACGGTCGGCGGTGCCCAACGGACCGAAGGTGAGCTACGGCGGGGCGCTGTCCCCGCGCGGGGACTGGCGCGCCCCGTCGGACATGTCGGCGCGGATCTGGCTCGAGGCGATCGACCGCGACATCCCCGAAAAGTGACGGCTAGCGGCGCCGCGAGTACCCCACCCAGCCGACCGCCGCGCCGCCGAGCACCCCGATCGTCGACCACCACCAGAAACCGGTCGCGGCCGCCACAGATGCGCCGAGGGCCAGGCCGACGATCAGCGGCGTCCACAGGATGGCGGTGCGCTGCGCGCTGTCGGGTCGGTTGGGGTCGGATCGTTTGGGTGTCACCCGGCCCACGCTACGCGGCCGTCACCCCCGGCCGCGGCTACAGCCGGCCCTCGGTGCGCAGTTCGGGATGCACCCAGTCCGGGGAGCGGCGTTCCTTGAACGCCCGGAACCCCTCGACGACCTCCGGTCCGGACAGGCTGGCCTGCATCCCGATCCGGTCGTAGAGCCCCAGGTAGTTGTCGATGCTCGACTTGACCAGCCCGCGGGCCCCCGGCGCGGTGCGGCAGCACTGCGCCAGCACCTCCTTGGCGGCGTCGAGCAGCTCGTCGTGCGGCACCACCCGGGCGACCATGCCCCACTCGTAGGCCTCCTGCGCGGTGAACACCCGCCCGGTGAACATCAGGTCGCGGGTGCGCACCGGCCCGATCACCCGGGTCAGCATCTGCGCGTAGTAGGTGTCGGCGATGCCGCGGAACAACTCCGGCACCCGGAACGTGGCGCGCTCGCTGACCACCGCCACATCGGCGCACAGCGCGATCTGCAGGCCGCCGCCCTGGCACAGCCCGTTGACCGCCGCCACCACCGGCTTGACCGACTGGCGCAGGGTCTCGAACGGCGTCACGTCCATGCCCAGCGCGTCGCCGAAGCCCATCCAGTCGTCGCTGCCGTCGCCGCCACCCATGTCGCCGCCCGGGGCGAACACGTCCCCGGTGCCGGTGATCAGCAGCCCGGCCAGATCGGGATCGGCGTCGACGTGGCGCACCGCGTAGCGGATGCCGAAGTACATCGCCGGCGTCATCGCGTTGCGGGCCTGCGGCCGGTCCAGCCGGCACACCCCGAACGCCCCCTCCCGAGTGAACTTCAGATAAGGGGTGCCCAGCCAGTCGCCCTCCGGCGGGCGCGGGGTGTTCGTGCTGGTCGATTCGGTCGTGGTCATAACCGCCCTTCGGTCGTGCGTGGATCGGACAGAGCGTCATCGATGGCTTCGGCATACGGCGCGCAGTCGCCGGCACCCGGCACCAGGGTCGACAGTGCGGCGGCCGCGCACGCCCGACGCAGCGCGTCCTCGTGTCCGGCGTGCCAGCTGGCCGCCAGCACCCCGGCGAACACATCGCCGGCGCCGGTGCTGTCCACCGCCGACACCTGCGGGGCGGGTACGTCGAACCGTTCGTCGGGGCCCAGGTAGCTGGCGCCGCGGCGGCCCCGGGTGATCACCAGATGCGGCACCGGCCAATGCCATTCGCGGGCCTCGAGTTCGTTGACGACGACCACGTCGGCCAGGTGCGACAGCGCGAGCAGATCGTGCGGCGGCGCCCCGGCGGGTGAGGCGTTGAGCATCACCACCGCCCCCGCCGCCCGGCCGATCTCGGCCGCGGCCCGCGCGGTGGCGGTCGGGATCTCCAGCTGCAGCAGCACCACGTCGCTGTCGGCGATGATGGCGCGCACGTCGGGGGAGTCGACCCGCAGCCGGGCGTTGGCGCCGGGCGCCACGACAATGGTGTTCTCCGCGGTGGCGTCGACGGTGATGACCGCGGTGCCGCTGGGGCCGGGCACGGTGACCACGCCGTCCAGCCCGACGTCGTTGGCTCGCAGATGGGCCCGCAGCTGGTCGGCGGCCGAGTCGCTGCCCAGCGCGGCGACCAGCTGTACCCTCGCCCCGGCGCGGGCGGCGGCGACCGCCTGATTGCCCCCTTTGCCGCCCGGCGACGACAGCAGCGACGCCGCCAGCACGGTCTGGCCGGGCCGCGGCAGCGCCTCCACCGAGAAGGTGAGATCGGCGTTCACGCTGCCCACGACGCACACCCGGCTCCCGGCCCACGCGCCCATGGCGACAACGCTAACCGAGCCGGGTGGGCCGCCACCCGGCGAACGGCCCGAACTGGTTCGATACGCTGGGCCGATGAGCGTGCAAGCCCCTGCGCTATCCGACTTGCGCCAACAGGTACACGAGGCCGCGCATCGGGCCCGGCGGGCGTCGCGCGTGTTGGCGACGCTGAGCACCGACACCAAGAACCGTGCGCTGCATGCCGCCGCCGACGCGCTGCTGCGTCGCGCCGACGCGATCCTGGCCGCCAACGAGAAGGACCTGCAGACCGCGCGGGCCGCCGGCACCGCCGAGGCGATGCTGGACCGGCTCGCCCTCAACAAGCAGCGCATCGACGGCATCGCGTCGGGCCTGCGTCAGGTTGCGGGCCTGCCCGATCCGATCGGTGAGGTGCTGCGGGGACGCACCCTGCCCAACGGGCTGCAGCTGCGCCAGCAGCGGGTGCCGCTGGGCGTGGTCGGGATCGTCTACGAGGGCCGGCCGAACGTGACCGTCGACGCGTTCGGGCTGACCTACAAATCCGGCAACGCGGTGCTGCTGCGCGGCAGCTCGTCGGCGGCGCACTCCAACGCGGAGCTGGTCGCCACCCTGCGCGAATCGCTCACCGTGGCGGGGCTCGACCCCGACGCGGTGCAGCTGCTGCCCAGCGCCGACCGGGCCAGCGTGACCCACCTGATCCAGGCCCGCGGCCTGGTCGACGTGGTCATCCCGCGCGGGGGAGCGGGGCTGATCAACGCGGTGGTGCGCGACGCGACCGTTCCGACGATCGAAACCGGAGTCGGCAACTGCCACGTATACGTGCACGCCTCGGCCGACCTCGACATGGCCGAGAAGATCCTGCTCAACGCCAAGACCCGCCGGCCCAGCGTGTGCAACGCCGCCGAATCGCTGCTGATCGACGCCGCGATCGCCGACACCGCGCTGCCGAGGCTGCGCAAGGCGTTGCAGGATGCCGGGGTGACCCTGCACGAGAACCCCACCGAGGACGAGTTGCGGGCGGAGTTCCTGTCGCTCGACATCGCGGTCGCGGTGGTGGACGGTCTCGACGCCGCGATCGAGCACATCAACACCTACGGCAGCGGTCACACCGAGGCCATCGTCACCACCGATCTCGCTGCCGCGCAACGGTTCACCGAGCGGGTGGACGCCGCGGCGGTGATGGTGAACGCGTCCACCGCGTTCACCGATGGTGAGCAGTTCGGGTTCGGCGCCGAGATCGGCATCTCGACCCAGAAGCTGCATGCCCGCGGCCCGATGGGGCTGCCCGAACTGACGTCGACCAAGTGGATCGTGTGGGGAGACGGCCACACCCGCCCGGCCTGATTCACGCACCCAACCGCAGTCAGGAGATCTCGTGAGCGTCCCCGCCCGTCCGGCAGCGCTGTTCGCCGACATCGACGATGTCGCACGCAAGCTGACCGAAACCGGTTACATCCCCGACACCGCGACCGCCACCGCGGTGTTCCTCGCCGACCGGCTCGGCAAGCCGCTGCTGGTGGAAGGGCCCGCGGGCGTCGGCAAGACCGAGCTGGCCCGCGCGGTGTCACAGGCCACCGGCGCCGGACTGGTGCGGCTGCAGTGCTACGAGGGCGTCGACGAGGCCCGCGCCCTCTACGAGTGGAACCACGCCAAGCAGATCCTGCGCATCCAGGCCGGCGGCGGCGACTGGGAACAGACCAAGACCGACGTGTTCAGCGAGGAGTTCCTGCTCTCCCGTCCGCTGCTGACCGCGATCCGGCGCACCGAGCCGACGGTGCTGCTCATCGACGAGACGGACAAGGCCGATATCGAGATCGAGGGCCTGCTGCTGGAGGTGCTGTCCGACTTTGCGATCACCGTGCCGGAACTGGGCACCATCAAGGCCGAGCGCCCGCCGTTCGTGGTGCTGACCTCCAACGCCACCCGGGAGCTGTCCGAGGCGCTCAAGCGCCGGTGCCTGTTCCTGCACATCGACTTCCCGGATCCGGACCTGGAGCGGCGCATCCTGCTGTCGCGGGTGCCCGAGCTGCCCGAACATCTGGCCGAGGAGCTGGTCCGCATCGTCGGCGTGCTGCGCAACATGCAGCTCAAGAAGGTGCCGTCGGTCGCCGAGACCATCGACTGGGGCCGCACCGTGCTGGCGCTGGGGCTCGACACCATCGACGACGCGACCATCGCGGCCACGCTGGGGGTGGTGCTCAAACACCAGTCCGACCAGCTCAAGGCCGCCGGCGAGCTCCGGCTGAACTAGGGCTGAACCGATGGCCGTCCGCCGCGTCCGCGCTCCCCAGCCACTGGCCCCACACGGGATCCCGGGGCATCTCGTCGAGTTCGTCGAAGCCCTGCGCGGACAAGGCATCTCGGTCGGCCCGTCGGAGACCGTGGACGCCGGCCGGGTGCTGTCGGTGCTGGGCCTGGGCGACCGGGAGGCGTTGCGGGAGGGCATCGCCTGCGCGGTGCTGCGCCGCCCCGATCACCGCGACACCTTCGACGCGCTGTTCGATCTGTGGTTCCCGGCCGCGCTCGGGTCGCGCACCGTGCTGGTCGACGACGATGCCGCCGACGCGGAGGAGCCCGGCCTGCCGCCCGAGGACATCGAGGCGCTGCGCGCGGCGCTGGTCGAGCTGCTCGCCCAGAACGAGGACCTGGCCAACCTCGACGAACGGCTGACCGCGATGATCGCCCGGATCGTCGAGGCCTATGGCCGCTACAACTCCAGCCGCGGTCCGTCGTACTCGTCGTATCAGGCGCTCAAGGCGATGAACCTCGACGACCTGGAGGGCCGGCTGCTGGCCGGGCTGCTCGCCCCGTACGGCGACGAGCCCACCCCCACCCAGGAGCAGATCGCCAAAGCGCTTGCCGCCCAACGTATCACGCAGCTGCGGCGGATGGTCGAGGCGGAGACCAAGCGGCGCACCGCCGAACAGCTGGGCCGCCAGCATGTGCAGATGTACGGGGTGCCGCAGCTGGCCGAGAACGTCGAGTTCCTGCGGGCGTCGGGCGAGCAGCTGCGCCAGATGCAGAAGGTGGTGGGGCCGCTGGCGCGGGTGCTGGCGACCCGGCTGGCGGCGCGGCGCCGGCGGGCCCGCGCCGGCGCGATCGATCTGCGCAAGACGCTGCGCAAGTCGATGTCCACCGGCGGGGTGCCGATCGACCTGGTGCTCAAGAAACCGCGGCCGGCGCGGCCGGAGCTGGTGGTGCTCTGCGACGTGTCCGGTTCGGTGGCCGGGTTCAGCCATTTCACCCTGATGCTGGTGCACGCGTTGCGCCAGCAGTTCTCCCGGGTGCGGGTCTTCGCGTTCATCGACACCACCGACGAGGTCACCGACCTGTTCGGCCCGGAGGCCGACCTGGCGGTCGCGGTGCAGCGCATCACCCGCGAGGCCGGGGTGTACACCCGCGACGGCCACTCCGACTACGGGCACGCGTTCGTGTCGTTCATGGAGAAGTGGCCGAACGTGCTGACCCCGCGCAGTTCGTTGCTGGTGCTCGGCGACGGGCGCAACAACTACCGCAACCCCGAGCTCGAGCTGCTGGCTCGGATGGTCAACGCCAGCCGGCACGCGCACTGGCTCAATCCCGAGCCGCGGCATCTGTGGGGCAGCGGCGACTCGGCTGCGCCGCGCTACGCCGAGGTGATCACCATGCACGAATGCCGCTCGGCCAAGCAGCTGGCATCGGTCATCGACGCCCTGCTGCCGGTGTAAGCCCGCGAGTTCTCTGCGCGAGCAGACGCGTACACCCCCATTTCGCGGCGGGTTCGGGGGTGTTTGCGTCTGCTCGGCGGGAAAAGGCGACCGGGCTGCCGCTCAGCGCCCCGACGGCAGCCCCGTAAGCTGGCTATTTGTGGCTTCTCGGCGCAGGCTCGGCGTGATGGGTGGGACGTTCGACCCCATCCACAACGGTCACCTGGTCGCGGCCAGCGAGGTCGCCGACCTGTTCGACCTCGACGAGGTGGTGTTCGTCCCCACCGGTCAGCCCTGGCAGAAGAAGAAGGTCAGTCCCGCTGAGGACCGCTACCTGATGACCGTGATCGCGACCGCCTCCAACCCGCGGTTCACCGTCAGCCGGGTGGACATCGACCGGGGCGGGCCCACCTACACCAAGGACACCCTGCGGGATCTGCGGGCGCAGCACCCCGACGCGGACCTGTACTTCATCACCGGGGCCGACGCGTTGGCATCGATCCTGTCCTGGCAGAACTGGGAGGAGATGTTTTCCATCGCCAAGTTCGTCGGCGTCAGCCGGCCCGGCTACGAACTCGACGGCGCACACCTTGCGGATGCGCTGCGCGAGCTGCCCGACGACGCGTTGACCCTCGTCGAGGTGCCCGCGCTGGCCATCTCGTCGACCGACTGCCGCAAGCGCGCCGAGGAGAACCGGCCGATCTGGTACCTGGTGCCCGACGGCGTCGTGCAGTACGTGGCCAAACGCAAGCTCTACGCCCGCACCGAGGAGCCGCAATGACCGCCTCCGAACAGGCCATCCGGATGGCCACCGTGGCCGCCCGGGCGGCCGCCGCGAAGCTGGCCAAGGACGTCGTGGTCATCGACGTGTCCAACCAGCTGGTCATCACCGACTGCTTCGTGATCGCCTCGGCGTCCAACGAACGGCAGGTCAACGCCATCGTCGACGAGGTCGAGGAGAAGATGCGCCGCGCCGGGTACAAGCCCGCCCGCCGCGAGGGCGGCCGGGAGGGCCGCTGGACCCTGCTGGACTACGTCGACATCGTGGTGCACATCCAGCATCAGGACGAGCGCGAGTACTACGCCCTGGACCGGTTGTGGCGCGACTGCCCGACCATTCCGGTGGACCTCGACGTCCCCGCGACGTCGACGACGGACGGGGACGGCGCGTCGTGAGGGTCCGCCGCCTGGTCATGCTGCGGCACGGCCAGACCGAGTTCAACGCGGGCAGCCGCATGCAGGGGCAACTCGACACCGAGCTGTCCGAACTGGGCCGTGATCAGGCGGTGATCGCCGCCGGGGTGCTTGCCAAGCGCCGCCCGCTGACCATCGTCTCCTCGGATCTGCGCCGCGCGCTCGACACCGCGACCTGCCTGGGTGAGCACACCGGGCTGCCGGTGCGGGTCGATCCGCGGCTGCGTGAGACCCACCTGGGGGAGTGGCAGGGCCTGACCCACGTCGAGGTGGACACCCGCCATCCGGGTGCGAGGCTGGCGTGGCGGGAGGACGCCCGGTGGGCGCCGCACGGCGGGGAGAGCCGCGTCGACGTGGCCGCCCGCAGCCTGCCGGTGGTCAGCGAACTGGTCGAACAGCACCCGGAGTGGGGCCGCGACGCCGACGACCGGCCGGTGATCCTGGTCGCCCACGGCGGACTCATCGCCGCGCTGACCGCCGCCCTGCTGCGGCTGCCGGTGGAGAACTGGCCGATCCTGGGTGGCATGGGCAACTGCAGCTGGGTCCAGCTGTCCGGGCACTCCGCGCCCGACGCCGGCGCCGGCGACATCCGCTGGCGCCTCGATGTGTGGAACGCTTCGGCGCAGGTGGCGGGCGATGTCTTCTGAGCCGTCCGGTGCGCCGGTGAGCGGGCGCCGGCCGACGCTGCTGGTGTTCTGCGATTCGCTGTCCTACTACGGCCCGCGCGGCGGGTTGCCGGCCGACGACCCCCGTATCTGGCCCAACATTGTTGCCTCCCAACTGGATTGGGATGTCGAGCTGATCGGAAGGGTGGGCTGGACCAGCCGCGACGTGTGGTGGGCCGCCACCCAGGACCCGCGGGCCTGGGCCGCGCTGCCGCGCGCCGGCGCGGTGATCTTCGCGACCGGCGGCATGGACTCGCTGCCGTCGCCGCTGCCGACCGCGCTGCGCGAGCTGATCCGCTACATCCGTCCGCCCTGGCTGCGCCGGCGGGTCCGAGATCTCTACGGCTGGCTGCAGCCACGGCTGTCGCCGGTGTCGCGCAACGCGCTGCCGCCGCACCTGACCGCGGAGTATCTCGAGATGACCCGCGGCGCCATCGATTTCAACCGTCCCGGGATACCGGTGGTCGCGGCGTTGCCGTCGGTGCACATCGCCGACAGCTACGGGCGGGCCCACCACGGCCGCGAGGCCACCGCCCGAGCGATCACCGAATGGGCGCGGCAGCACGGCGTCGTGCTGGTGGATCTCAAGGCCGCCGTGGCTGATCAGGTGCTGAACGGCCGCGGCAACCCCGACGGCATCCACTGGAACTTCGAGGCGCATCAGGCGGTGGCCGAGCTGATGCTCAAGGCCCTTGCGGAGGCCGGCGTGCCATGCCGGTGATCGTCGTCACCGACTCATCGGCTCGGTTGAGCCCGGATGAGTTGGCCGCCAGGAATATTCGGCAGGTTCCGCTGCACGTGCTGGTCGACGACCAGGACCTGCGCGACGGCATCGACGAGGTGCCCTACGACATTCACGACCGGCCCAAGGTGAGCACCGCCGGCGCGGCACCCGCCGAGCTGGCCGACGCCTACCGCCAGGCGCTCGCCGACAGCGGCGGCGACGGGGTGGTCGCGGTGCACCTCTCGGCGGCGCTGTCGAGCACCTACAGTTCGGCCGTCGCGGCCGCGCGGGAGTTCGGGCCGGCGGTGCGGGTGGTGAACTCGCGCTCGGCGGCGATGGGGGTCGGGTTCGTCGCCCGGCTCGCCGCCGACGCCGCAGCGTCCGGAGCCGATCTGGATACCGTTGAGGCACAAGCTCGTTCGGCTACCGAACGAACCCACGCCTTCATCGTCGTGCACACGCTGGAGAACCTGCGGCGCAGCGGGCGGATCGGGGTGGCCGCGTCCTGGCTGGGCACCGCGCTGGCGCTCAAACCGCTGCTGACCCTCGACGTCGACGGGCGCTTGGTGCTCGATCAGCGCATCCGCACCGTCGGCAAGGCGCACGCCGCGATGATCGAGCGGGTGGTGGCTCTCATCGGGGACAATCGCGCCCGGGTGGCGGTGCACCACGTCGACAACCACGACGCGGCCGACGCCATCGGCGCGACACTGACCGACCGGCTGCCGCAACTGGAGTCCCTCGACGTCCGGGACATGGGCCCGGTGCTGGCGGTGCACGTCGGCGCCGGTGCGGTCGGCGTGGCGCTGCAGATCCTCGAGTAGCCGCTCACCCCGCGAACCGGCCGGTGACCGGCGGCAGGTCCTTGAGCGTGAGGATGCCGGGTTCGGCCGCGACGACGGCGGGCACCGCGTTGGTGACCGGCATCGCGGTGTAGATCATGCCCAGCTCCATGAACGGCTCGGACCAGTCCTTCGGCGGCAGGCAGTGCAGCACGGTGCGCATGTTGGGCACCCCGAAAACCTGGATCACGTGACCGTGTTCCAGCGGTTTGGGCGGGGTGACGTGCGAACCCATGATCCAGTTGAAGCCGACGCTCACCACATTGCGGTCACCCACCCAGCCGCGGTGATAGCCGTAGACCCCGGCGACGGTCCCGGCCGGGATCCGCATGAACCCCAGGTCGCTGTCGCCGGTGGCCGGGGTGAACGTCACGTCGAAGGTCATCCGGTCGAGTTGTGCGCCGATCGCGTCGGCCATCAGCGCCGCGGCCTCGGCGAACACCGCGCTCTCCTGGCGCACGCTCTCGGCCAGCCCCGGGGTGTCGGGGTCCTTGCCGAACCCCATCGCCTGCTGGGTGGCCGCCGACTCGTAGGTCGAGCAGTCCACCGACTCGGTGATGCGGATCTCGTCGACGCGCTCGCAGCAGCCCGACAGCACCAGGCCGACCAGGTTGGAGATCCCGGGGTGCGCGCCGCTGCCGTAGATCGTGGACCGGCCCCGTTCGCAGGCGGCGCGGATGCGGTCCAGATCCTGGGGGGTCTGCTTGCCGCCGGTGATCCAGGCGGCGCTGGAACACACGTTGATCCCGGCCTCCAGCAGCCGCACCAGCTCGTCGACGTCGGGCCACAGCGGGTTGTAGCAGCACGCGTCGGGCCGCAGTGCGATCAGCGCGTCCACGTCGTCGGTGGCGGTGATGCCGGTCGGCTCGGTCAGCCCGGCCAGCTCGGCGGCGTCGACGCCCACTTTGTCGGGGCTGTGCGCGTACACCCCGACCAGCTCCAGGTCGGGGCGGCCGATGATCGCGCGCAAAGACCGGCGCCCGACATTGCCGGTGGTCCACTGGATGACGCGAAGGGGACGGGTGCGCATGGTTTCTCCTGTCTACAGGTGCGAGCCGCCGTCGACGCGCACCTCGGTTCCGGTGATGAAGAACGCGTCGGGTGAACCGAGCATCGCGACCACCGCGGCGACCGCCCCCGGATCGGCGAAGATGGCGCCGTCCGGCAGCGGCAGCACCGGGGTGATCTTGCCGAACAGCGAATAGTCGGCATCGGCGGGCAGACCCGGTCCCACGCTCTGTTTGGATTCGCCGCTTCCGTCGGTCATCCCCGACGAGATCGATCCGGGCTGAACGGAATTGAACCGGATGCCCTCTTTGGCGAACTCGAGCGCCAGCGCATGGGTCATCGCCTGCACCCCGCCTTTGGAGGCGGCGTAGGCCGACATGTACGGGTGGCCGAACGCCGCCGACGTCGAGCTGAAGTTCACCACCGCGGGGTCCTTGCCGCGGCGCAGGGCGGGCAGCGCCTCGCGGGTGACCAGGAAGGTGCCGATCAGGTTCACCCGCAGCACGTGCTCGAACTCCGCGAGCGTGGTGTCGAGGAAATGCGCCGAACGCAGGATCCCGGCGACGTTGACCAGGGTGTCGAGCCCGCCGAGGACGCCGACCGCCGCCGCGACCCCCTGCTGCACCGACGGCTCGCTGGCCACGTCCATGACCACGGTGGACAACCGGTCGGCGTGCTTGCCGGCCTTGGCCACGGTGTCGGCCAGGCCGGCCTCGCTGATGTCGGCGGCCACCACCCGTCCGCCCTCGTCGAGGATGCGCAGCACGCTCGCCTGACCGATGCCCGAGCCGCCTCCGGTGATCAACACGCGGCGATCCAGGTAACGCTGAAGAGTTGCCATGGGCCAGATACAACACCGTCGGGCGGTGTCCTGTCAGCCACCTGCCCCGGTTCGGCCCGTCGGCCGCTGTGGAACAATCCGACCTCATGCTCATTGCGGTGACCGGGGGAACCGGCTATCTCGGCGCGCACATCGTTTCGGCGCTGCTGGATGCGGGGCACCGGGTTCGACTGCTGGTCGAGCCGTCCTTCCGCAACGACGAACTGACCGCGCTGCTGTCCGACCGCGGCGAGGTGACCTGGCTGCGCGGCGATGTGCGCGACCGGGCCACGGTGAGCGAGCTG
The window above is part of the Mycolicibacterium hassiacum DSM 44199 genome. Proteins encoded here:
- a CDS encoding glutamate-5-semialdehyde dehydrogenase; this encodes MSVQAPALSDLRQQVHEAAHRARRASRVLATLSTDTKNRALHAAADALLRRADAILAANEKDLQTARAAGTAEAMLDRLALNKQRIDGIASGLRQVAGLPDPIGEVLRGRTLPNGLQLRQQRVPLGVVGIVYEGRPNVTVDAFGLTYKSGNAVLLRGSSSAAHSNAELVATLRESLTVAGLDPDAVQLLPSADRASVTHLIQARGLVDVVIPRGGAGLINAVVRDATVPTIETGVGNCHVYVHASADLDMAEKILLNAKTRRPSVCNAAESLLIDAAIADTALPRLRKALQDAGVTLHENPTEDELRAEFLSLDIAVAVVDGLDAAIEHINTYGSGHTEAIVTTDLAAAQRFTERVDAAAVMVNASTAFTDGEQFGFGAEIGISTQKLHARGPMGLPELTSTKWIVWGDGHTRPA
- the nadD gene encoding nicotinate-nucleotide adenylyltransferase; the encoded protein is MGGTFDPIHNGHLVAASEVADLFDLDEVVFVPTGQPWQKKKVSPAEDRYLMTVIATASNPRFTVSRVDIDRGGPTYTKDTLRDLRAQHPDADLYFITGADALASILSWQNWEEMFSIAKFVGVSRPGYELDGAHLADALRELPDDALTLVEVPALAISSTDCRKRAEENRPIWYLVPDGVVQYVAKRKLYARTEEPQ
- a CDS encoding NAD(+) synthase, yielding MDFYSAYRQGFVRVAACTHHTTLADPAANAESVLRLARACHDEHVALAVFPELTLSGYSIEDILLQDTLLDAVQEALGDLVAATTDLLPVLVVGAPLRYQHRIYNTAVVLHRGRVLGVAPKSYLPTYREFYEKRQLAAGDLVRGTIRVAGVEVPFGPDLLFTATDLPGFVLHVEICEDMFVPVPPSAQAALAGATVLANLSGSPITIGRAEDRKLLARSASARCLAAYIYAAAGPGESTTDLAWDGQTMIWENGRLLAETERFPKSEGYSVADVDLQLLRAERLRMGSFDDNRIHHGITADSFRRVEFTVDPPSGDIGLRRVVERFPFVPADPSRLEQDCYEAYNIQVAGLEQRLRALNYPKLVLGLSGGLDSTHALIVAARAMDREGRPRSDILAFTMPGFATGERTKGNAIRLARALGVTFEEIDIRETASLMLSNLGHPFARGEKVYDVTFENVQAGLRTDYLFRLANQRGGIVLGTGDLSEIALGWSTYGVGDQMSHYNVNGGVPKTLIQHLIRWVIASRQFDDTVNEVLQSVLDTEITPELVPAGEDEEIQSSEAKIGPYVLQDFSLFQVLRYGFGPARVAFLAWHAWSDPERGIWPPGYPEDKRPSYSLKEIRHWLRVFAQRYYSFAQFKRSAVPNGPKVSYGGALSPRGDWRAPSDMSARIWLEAIDRDIPEK
- a CDS encoding ribokinase; translated protein: MGAWAGSRVCVVGSVNADLTFSVEALPRPGQTVLAASLLSSPGGKGGNQAVAAARAGARVQLVAALGSDSAADQLRAHLRANDVGLDGVVTVPGPSGTAVITVDATAENTIVVAPGANARLRVDSPDVRAIIADSDVVLLQLEIPTATARAAAEIGRAAGAVVMLNASPAGAPPHDLLALSHLADVVVVNELEAREWHWPVPHLVITRGRRGASYLGPDERFDVPAPQVSAVDSTGAGDVFAGVLAASWHAGHEDALRRACAAAALSTLVPGAGDCAPYAEAIDDALSDPRTTEGRL
- a CDS encoding enoyl-CoA hydratase/isomerase family protein yields the protein MTTTESTSTNTPRPPEGDWLGTPYLKFTREGAFGVCRLDRPQARNAMTPAMYFGIRYAVRHVDADPDLAGLLITGTGDVFAPGGDMGGGDGSDDWMGFGDALGMDVTPFETLRQSVKPVVAAVNGLCQGGGLQIALCADVAVVSERATFRVPELFRGIADTYYAQMLTRVIGPVRTRDLMFTGRVFTAQEAYEWGMVARVVPHDELLDAAKEVLAQCCRTAPGARGLVKSSIDNYLGLYDRIGMQASLSGPEVVEGFRAFKERRSPDWVHPELRTEGRL
- a CDS encoding vWA domain-containing protein gives rise to the protein MAVRRVRAPQPLAPHGIPGHLVEFVEALRGQGISVGPSETVDAGRVLSVLGLGDREALREGIACAVLRRPDHRDTFDALFDLWFPAALGSRTVLVDDDAADAEEPGLPPEDIEALRAALVELLAQNEDLANLDERLTAMIARIVEAYGRYNSSRGPSYSSYQALKAMNLDDLEGRLLAGLLAPYGDEPTPTQEQIAKALAAQRITQLRRMVEAETKRRTAEQLGRQHVQMYGVPQLAENVEFLRASGEQLRQMQKVVGPLARVLATRLAARRRRARAGAIDLRKTLRKSMSTGGVPIDLVLKKPRPARPELVVLCDVSGSVAGFSHFTLMLVHALRQQFSRVRVFAFIDTTDEVTDLFGPEADLAVAVQRITREAGVYTRDGHSDYGHAFVSFMEKWPNVLTPRSSLLVLGDGRNNYRNPELELLARMVNASRHAHWLNPEPRHLWGSGDSAAPRYAEVITMHECRSAKQLASVIDALLPV
- the rsfS gene encoding ribosome silencing factor — protein: MTASEQAIRMATVAARAAAAKLAKDVVVIDVSNQLVITDCFVIASASNERQVNAIVDEVEEKMRRAGYKPARREGGREGRWTLLDYVDIVVHIQHQDEREYYALDRLWRDCPTIPVDLDVPATSTTDGDGAS
- a CDS encoding AAA family ATPase; amino-acid sequence: MSVPARPAALFADIDDVARKLTETGYIPDTATATAVFLADRLGKPLLVEGPAGVGKTELARAVSQATGAGLVRLQCYEGVDEARALYEWNHAKQILRIQAGGGDWEQTKTDVFSEEFLLSRPLLTAIRRTEPTVLLIDETDKADIEIEGLLLEVLSDFAITVPELGTIKAERPPFVVLTSNATRELSEALKRRCLFLHIDFPDPDLERRILLSRVPELPEHLAEELVRIVGVLRNMQLKKVPSVAETIDWGRTVLALGLDTIDDATIAATLGVVLKHQSDQLKAAGELRLN